Genomic segment of Leopardus geoffroyi isolate Oge1 chromosome B2, O.geoffroyi_Oge1_pat1.0, whole genome shotgun sequence:
TTCTAGGTCATAAGTTCCTATATCAGAATGCTTTTTCCACAGTAAgtgctcatatatatatatacatatatatatgtatttttaaatgtttatttatttattttgagagagagacagggagggagtaggggaggtgcagagagagagggagagacacggaatcccatgaaggctcagtgctgtcagtgaagagtccaacacagggcttgaacccacgacgcATGAGGTCATGGtcccagctgaaaccaagagtcaggtgcttacccactgagccactcaggtgtcaccatattatattttaatgcatgtgtggtgtgtgcaAATCCAGTTGTGTAGAATCATGAgacacatatttataataacatcTCTCCTCTCTGAATTTCTGATTCTTTCTGATAGcccttcttcttttcccttaCACATTTTTACATAACTTAAATCTGCAACATACATACGTTTTTATAGTACTTTAAGTTCTAGTAAGTGTGGACTGTAAGATCTTATTCCTATGACTGATGCAAACACAAGGTCCTTATTTGGTATTTCTTACATTAAATACTAATGATTTACTTATTATGATAATGTGAACTGTATTGGTATAAGTTATGTCAATTTCCATGAGTATGTCATTATTCAAATTATTACTGATAAAGTCCATGACGTTGTCCTCTCATACAATCAATTCAACCCCCtgccacctttttttctttttgaaggttTCTCATAAAAATTGCTAAATACTTGGTCTTAAGAGGATATATATGTGGTAAGAAAGGATGGACCCGAAAAATGGAAGTTCTTTCACGGGCTTTATCCTGCTGGGTTTCTCTGACCGGCCTCAGCTGGAGCGAGTCCTCTTTGTGGTTCTTCTGATCTTCTATCTGCTCACCCTGCTGGGAAACACAAGCATCATTGCGTTGTCCCGCCTGGACCCACACCTGCAGactcccatgtactttttcctctcCAACCTAAGCTTTCTGGACCTGTGTTACACGACCAGCACTGTTCCTCAGCTGCTGGTTCATCTCAGGGGAGCAGACAAGTCTATCTCCTTCGCTGCCTGTGTAGCCCAGCTGTTCATCGCTCTAGGGTTGGGATCCACAGAATGCATTCTGTTAGGGGTGATGGCATTTGACCGCTACGCAGCCGTCTGCAGGCCCCTGCACTACACAGTGATCATGCACCCCCGTCTCTGTGCCCTGATGGCTTCTGCGTCATGGTTCACTGGTTTTGCCAACTCCTCGTTGCAGACGGTGCTCATCTTTCTTGTACCACTTtgtgggagaaataaaatagaccaCTTCTTTTGTGATGTCGCTCCACTGCTCAAGCTTGCCTGTGTTGACACCACTGGGAATGAGAATGAGATCTTCTTTGCCAGTGTGATCATTCTCCTCATACCTGTGGCATTAATCACGGTCTCCTATGGTCAGATAGTCAGGGCAGTGTTAAGAATAAAGTCAGCTGCTGGACAGAGGAAAGCGTTTGGGACATGTGGGTCCCACCTCACGGTGGTCTCCCTGTTCTATGGCTCGGCCATCTATGCTTACGTCCAGCCCAGCAACAACTACTCCCAGGATCAGGGCaagttcatttctctcttctacaCCATCGTCACCCCCATGGCCAACCCCTTCATATATACCCTGCGGAATAAGGATGTGATGGGGGCAATGAGGAAGGTGTTGTGTAGGGGCTATGACTCCAGATGACTGGGGAAAGACCCTCTCATGGAAGTCTTTGAATGCCAGAATCTTTAAGATTTCTGTGTCCTCAACATTTCCCCTGACAACTCTGAAGGGAGCTTCcttaattcattctttcatgcAAGTGAGTGTTCAGACTCTAAGTTCATAGACGCATTGCAGCCTCCAGAGATGAAGAGTTAGTGTTTGTAAACCATCTGCATTATATTAATATTGTAAAAAGTTTCACAGGATTTTCTCATTTCACCCCCTTTTAGAGAACACTATTCCATTGCTGATTGCAAAGGACGGTTACAAGACACCATAATACAtagcaaaataagaataaaaaccacTAGAACactgtaataaatattaatactGTAACATATTCTCACAAAAGCTGGAGGCTATTGCTGATTCTCTCAAGTAGCTCACGGCTCTATGACAATGGCTGTAGCCTGACTGGATCACAACTTTTTCCCAGAAGTAGGAGGGCAAGTgtagaaaaaacaaactttagaTCGGACAAAAGTTGCTAACATCCATCCTGGTAAAGCTGTTCAGATATCAGGCCATGGTATCATGTTGCCATTGtgatactgttttcattttgaaacacacttctttgttttcaaaaaattttttctttaggttcatttttattagtttagtgtttaattaaatttttatggtCATTCCATTAGAGTTAACCTACAGTTTTATATTCTTTccggtgtacaatacagtgattccacATTTCCATCATCATATGTACTCTGTTTAATCTCCCTCACctttttaacccatcccccaggccctcccctgtGGCACCAgtgagcccagagaagggaagggagattCTCAGTTTCATGCGTCCCTACCTTCGTAGCCCTGTCCTGGCCTTAGGGCTGTCACACGTTAGCATAATGGCAGGGTGTGCAGTGTAGGGTGACTGCACTCTGAACACGCCCTCTGCATCCTGCTAAACTCACTCCTGGATCAGTCATCAGAGCGCAGTCACCCTGTAAGTCCCTCCTGTACCTCCTAGTCTGCACATTTTGCAGCTACTGTTGGCCAGAGTCCTGCTCTGACCAGGCTCACAGAGGAGGCAGGAACAGGTCACAGACCCCTGCCAACTCCACCCTTCACAGGTGACTGCTTTTTGGATGCTTGTTTTCTGATACGGGTGAGAGCCTTCTTTCACCGCAGTGGTGGTGTGGCATGTTTGAGCCCTGATGGTGCAGACTGGGAACCACTGTGTGTGGACTCGTGGTTCGCAGGGGAAAGGGGGGCTGCGTGTAGATGCAGAAAGGAGAGGATGAATGACTGGAGATCAGTGGCATCCAGGGAAGGGCTCCCCTAAGTGGCCTTAGACACAGGACACTGGCTTCTGGGAGGagacatttccttctttccccgcTGTTTTGGAATTGAGTTGACATGAGACAGAGTAACTGGAGAAAACACCCAAAGTTTTATTACCACCACACGGAGGCCCAATCTGGACATTACccaaagaaatgagcaaagtaGGTGGTTTTTGCCCCGTTTATAGAGAGACAACAGATGAGCGTGGAATtgacaggagaaagaaaactgggGTTTGGAGCTGCAGTTAGCAGGGAATGCGAAGTGGAATGTGGGCTGAGGTAGTGGGTTAGTAAAGAAGTAGCAGGTTTATTGCTACAGTCTTCTCAGCTCTAAGATCCCCACCTGTGGTGGcaaatggtcatttttatttcacagtCATTTCATTCAGGAGATATTTCCTGCTTCCAGGGCGACAGAGGAGGGTGTGATGTCCTCACACCTGCTCTTTCCCTAGTAGCTTCTATTCAAAGTGATCAATATGCTGTTGAGGTCCACGTTGGGGGGCCTCCCTAGGTTCCCACACTTGCTCCgtttaaaaaatctaattctaggggcgcctgggtggcgcagtcggttaagcgtccgacttcagccaggtcacgatctcgcggtccgggagttcgagccccgcgtcgggctctgggctgatggctcagagcctggagcctgtttccgattctgtgtctccctctttctctgcccctcccccgttcatgctctgtctctctctgtcccaaaaataaataaacgttgaaaaaaaaatttaaaaaaaaaatttaattctattcATTTACATTGTTGGGTGGATTTATTTTAACCACTGCAGTGAATAAAATCTGGGAGGTCTCTAAGAAGTGTAAGTTCTTCTGATTTGTAAACCATTTCTGAGAATGGTTTCAACCTCTTTTCAGGATGAGGCTGTTCAGTTGTTGTACCTGTGTGTTGAGTCTCAGAGAAGCATCGTGAATGTTTCTACTGACTGGGTTATTTTGGATTTCCATGATCAATGGCCTGTCTTGATCAGTGGTCACAGCCTTTGACAGGGCCCTGTCCCCCCGAATCTGTGGTAGCAGGTCACACATAATGCTTTCTCGCATTTGTATGTCATCATTTCAAGCACTTGGAAACATGAAATGGTTTTGCAAGATTCTCTTTGGAGAGCTTCTTTAGTAACTTATCTCTAATGCGAACTcagttttaatgtatttaaaggaAGCATGTTGActaagaatgttttctttctagCTTGAAATCAACCTCTCCCAGGTTTCACCCTCCCTCTTAGAAAAACCATCTCTATTCCCACAGAATGATTCTCCTCATAGTCTGCCACAACGTGTTACATTTTCGTTTGCATTTAGGTGCAAGcagcatatatattcatatattattagacacacacacccacagacatGCTCGTGCACAAAATGTGCTCTATGTCCAATCTCCTGTAGGCCAATCTCTGAACCCTCTTGTGAAGATGATTACTACAAGAAAATATGTTTCCCTTAGCTTATCCTACTTAGAAGTGCCAGGCTCATACATGATGTATTTCCAATATGTTCTGAAATACAAATACATCCTAGTGTATGTGGTAACAGTTTATCCCTGCAGGTCACattgaatggagaaaaaaaaaactctttccaggaggtggggggagcaatGGCTGTGGGTAGAATCTGGTACCATTCAAGAGCTCCATGGAACAAATTATACCCCTATAGACACAATAAGCTAAGAAATTTAGAAGTCACCGTGAAAATTCTTGactctttttcaaatattagttgTCTGTATGtggatgggtttatttctgtgctcttaaTTGTGTTCCTTTGGTGTATGTGTCCGTTTCTTGATCTGGTAACACGCTGTTTTGATTCCTAGATATTTATAATACGGTTTGAATCAGGAAGTAggctgcctccagctttgttcttctttgttgGAATGGCTTTGGCAATTGGgacttttgtggctccatacacaTTTCAGGATTGTTTCTTATTCCATCTGTGAAATATGCCATtcaaattttgatagggattgcattgaatctagaGATGATTTTGTACTGTGAAAATTTTtcaatcttaatatttttaaatataatttcttgtcaagttggctaacatacagtgtatacagtgtgctcttggtttcaggggtagattcccatgattcatcgcttacattgcaacacccagtgctcatcccaacaagtgccctcctcaatgcccaattcatgaacacaggatatcttAATTCTCTTCAATTTGTTCCATCAACTTACGCAGTTTTAAATGCAGAGatttttgcctccttggttaaatttaatcCTACATATTTTAtcgtttttgatgctattgtgaatgtgggataaaaaaaatcttttcatgtttttggaaatggcaagacttaattctttttattgctgattccattgtgtgtgtgtgtgtgtgtatcacagttgctttttttttcaaattaatttaactttttttaactttacatccAAACTGggtagcatatagtgaaacaatgatttcagtggattccttaataccccttacccatttagcccattccccttcccacaacccctccagcagccctcagtttgttctccatatttatgagtcttatCTATTTTGTCCcctcctctttttatattattttttccctccccttatgttcatctgctttgtctcttaaagtcttcatatgagtgaaatcatctgatttttgtctttcatgactgattaatttcacttagcataataccctccagttacatccaggtagttgcaaatggcaacatttcatttcttttgattgctgagtaatactccattgtgtgtgtgtatatatatgtatatatgtatatatatatatacatatatatgtgtgtgtatatatatatatactatattttctttacccattcatccatcgatggacattagggacctttccatactttggctattgttgatagtgctgctctaaacctgggggtgcacgtgtcccttcgaaacagcacacctgtatcccgtggataaatgcctagtagcgcaatttctgggtcatagggtaggtctagttttattttttaaggaatctccatactggtttccagagtggctgcaccagctttcattgccaccaacaatgcaaaggagatcctctttctccgcatcctggccaacatctgttgttgcctgagttgttaatgttagccattctgacaggtgtaaacaccacaatttctttatccattcattcatcttctTTTTTCATGCAAATGTTTATGgccatttgggctgtttccataatttggctattcatagcactgctataaatattggggtacatatgcccctaCAAATTAACACTCTTGCATCctgtggataaattcctagtagtgctattactgggtcatacggtaattctatttctaattttttgagaaatctccacactgttttccagagtggctacaccagtttgcatttgtaccagcagtgcaagagggttcccttttctccacatccttgccaacatctgttgtttcctgacttgttcattttagccactctgacaggtgtgaggtggtatctcattgtggttttcatttgtatttccctgacgatgagcaTATTAtatgtgtcttttagccatctggatgtctttttttgagaagtgtctgttcatgtctttggcccatttcttagCTGGATGACTTGATTTTtaggtgttgaatttgataagttctttatagattttggatactaaccctttatctggtatgttatttacaaatacctccacccattccattggttgccttttagatttgttgattttttattccttcactgtgcagaggcttgttatcttgatgaggtcccaatagtgcATGTTTCCCTTGTTTCCCTTgtttctggagacatgtctagtaagaagttgctgcagcctagGTTAAAGAGGTTGttatctgttttctcctctagcattttgatggtttcctttctcacatttaggtctttcatccattttgagtttatttttgtgcatggtgtaagaaagtggtctaggttcattcttctgcatgtcactgtccagttctcccaacaccatgtgctgaagagactgtcgttttttccactggatattcattcctgctttaTTGAATCCACTGAAACTTATGgaaagcttaggaaagaaattaaagaaaccacaaagaaatggaaaaacattccgtacTTGTGTCTTtcaagagcaaatattgttaaactgtagatactacccaaagcaatctacacattcaatgctatccctatcaaaattacaccagcattcttcacagagccagaacaaacaattccaaaatgTGTGAAACcagaaaggaccccaaatagccagagtaatgttgaaaaaaatagatttggcTGGAGGCAGCACGATTccaaacttcaagctgtattacaacgctgtaatcattaagacagtaaggtactggcacCAACACAGACGTACAGATCAATGGACCAGACtcgagaatccagaaatggacccacaaatcaATGGCCTATTAATCTTCAACCTACCAGGAAAGACATCCAGTAgagaaaagagagtctcttcGGCAAATGACTGGACTTTCCATACTATGTTCTGTAAGAGTAATGAgggtgggcatccttgtcttgttctgatcttagaggaaaaactttcaaccTTATGCCACTGAGCATGTTACCACgagtttgtcatatatggcctttcttATGTTGAAGCACATTCCATCTACAACTAATTTGTTGAGAGTGTTTACCATgaaaatatatcatattttctcAAATGCCTTACTGTTTCTATTGAGAAAAACATATGTTTTTTATTCCACTCTACTCATGTGATGTATTGCATTGACTGATTTGTGTATGTTTCTTTGTCCTGTATCCCTACTACATCCCTCTGATCATGGTGTTTGAAACTTTAAATGTGCTGCTGAATTCgatttatcaatattttgttgaaaaattttgcatctatattttgCAGAGATACTGGTCTATAGGTTTCCTAGTTTTTTCTTTGTACGATTTATCTGTGTTTTACATAAGGTTAATGCTAATGTTTTACATAAGGTTAATGCTAATCTTGTGTAATGTGTTTGGAAGTGTTTtgcctcttcaatttctttgaagAGTTTGGGAAGGATTGGTGCTagttgttttataaatgtttatgaggGAAGAGGTAACTAtatttgtatcagacaaaatagactttaagctaaaaatgaaaacaaatgataaaaacttCAGTATACAACGGGgtaaattcatcaagaagatataaaaggGTAAATATCTGGGAACCAACacgggagcacccaaatacattaGGCAAATGCTAACAGttatgaagagagaaatagacaacTATATAATAACAGTAGGGACTTCAATATTCTAATAttaacaatggacaaatcattcTGATTGAAAGCCAACAAGGAAATATTGGACTTGAgccataattaaaaacatttcatacaCATATATGGAAGTTTCATCCACAGCAACACAATGCATATTCTTACCAAGCACACCAGGAGCATTCTCCAGATAGACCATTAGATAATGTATGTAACAAGACTTTGCAAATTGGGGAAAATTGCTCTCTTGCAAGTGTCTTTTTTGATCACACTCCGATGAAAATGAACATCGACAACAaaggaaagccaagaaaaaaaaaacgaaagctCAATTTTGCaaagatgtaaaaattaaataatatacctCCCCCAaatcaatgggtcaaagaagacatcaaag
This window contains:
- the LOC123609440 gene encoding putative olfactory receptor 2B8, whose product is MDPKNGSSFTGFILLGFSDRPQLERVLFVVLLIFYLLTLLGNTSIIALSRLDPHLQTPMYFFLSNLSFLDLCYTTSTVPQLLVHLRGADKSISFAACVAQLFIALGLGSTECILLGVMAFDRYAAVCRPLHYTVIMHPRLCALMASASWFTGFANSSLQTVLIFLVPLCGRNKIDHFFCDVAPLLKLACVDTTGNENEIFFASVIILLIPVALITVSYGQIVRAVLRIKSAAGQRKAFGTCGSHLTVVSLFYGSAIYAYVQPSNNYSQDQGKFISLFYTIVTPMANPFIYTLRNKDVMGAMRKVLCRGYDSR